TTGGTTGATCCGGCGAGGCGGCCGCCATCTTCTCGCTGGTCTCTCCGCTCAGCACCAGCACACCCACCATGTTAAATCGTTCGGCCATGCGGATATCGGTGTACAGCCGGTCGCCGATAAAGGCGATCCGTTCGTTCACACTCTGTGCTCGGTCGCTGATTGTTTGGGCGGCAAATCGGCTTGGCTTGCCCATGACCAGGGGCCGCCGGCCACTGGCTGCGGCGAACAATTCGATGAAACAGCCGGCGTCCGGGACAAACGTACCGTGGTTCATGGGACAGAGGAGATCCGCGTGCGTGGCGATATAGGGGATGTCTTGCATCAGCAGCTGATATCCGATTTTGATTTTTTCATAGTTGAGCTCGGTGTCGAACCCCAACACCAGCGCCCGCGGTGGATTCTCCTGGTTCCATGCCGTGGGGGCGAGACAGCGAAAGCCATGGTCGTGAAAATCCCTTTGCAGATCGCTGTTACCGATCAGATAGATCTCCGGCCCCAGATGCTGTTGCTGTAAATACTGAAACGTGCAATCCGCAGCGGTGATCAGCATCTCATCCGCCGCCGGGAATCCGAACCGGGCCAGTTTGTCCAGATAGCTGTTTCGCGATCGGGAGGTGTTGTTGGTGAAATAGAA
This is a stretch of genomic DNA from bacterium. It encodes these proteins:
- a CDS encoding HAD-IIA family hydrolase gives rise to the protein MDKEKNLHLFSQCSAVVCDLDGTLYLGGVPFSDSAPFLKAVVASGRRLFYFTNNTSRSRNSYLDKLARFGFPAADEMLITAADCTFQYLQQQHLGPEIYLIGNSDLQRDFHDHGFRCLAPTAWNQENPPRALVLGFDTELNYEKIKIGYQLLMQDIPYIATHADLLCPMNHGTFVPDAGCFIELFAAASGRRPLVMGKPSRFAAQTISDRAQSVNERIAFIGDRLYTDIRMAERFNMVGVLVLSGETSEKMAAASPDQPKLVVNGIGDLMDALG